In Leptolyngbya sp. SIO1E4, one DNA window encodes the following:
- a CDS encoding pentapeptide repeat-containing protein, translated as MKAEEFWYRYQAGERNFCNLSLREFDLSQRNLRNANLWRANLSDTDCKETILAGADLRSAVLENADLSQADLSGANLRGANLIAAQLDDTIFRAAIYDCTTQFPAETGPWQAHAYYIGPSANLANAQLSHARLEGADLAEATLSNADLQSSSLFGACLKQAQLMGANLQQANLSEVDLRSTNLKGADLTHTDLSYADLHKANLMGANLTGAELQGTNLQQALYDETTQFPEDFDPQSSGMLWIGPGACLWHADLSGACLAGADLSGAVLMGANLTQADLWGANLTQADLSGANLSQAMLWGTCLEETDLRNAILTETSLQGVDLTPAILNNADAEQIAVG; from the coding sequence ATGAAAGCCGAGGAATTTTGGTATCGATATCAAGCAGGAGAAAGAAACTTTTGTAATCTGTCATTGCGCGAATTTGACTTGAGTCAGCGCAATCTTCGTAACGCCAACCTGTGGCGAGCTAACCTGAGCGACACTGACTGTAAAGAGACGATCTTAGCCGGGGCCGATCTCAGAAGTGCCGTGCTAGAAAATGCTGATTTGAGTCAAGCTGATTTAAGTGGCGCCAATCTACGGGGAGCCAACCTTATCGCAGCTCAGCTCGACGACACGATTTTTCGAGCAGCTATCTATGACTGTACGACGCAGTTCCCAGCCGAAACTGGGCCTTGGCAGGCGCACGCTTACTACATCGGCCCCTCAGCCAACTTGGCCAATGCTCAACTCAGCCATGCTCGCTTAGAAGGGGCTGATCTCGCTGAAGCCACTTTAAGTAATGCTGACCTGCAGTCGAGTAGTCTGTTTGGGGCTTGTTTGAAACAGGCTCAACTGATGGGCGCTAACTTGCAGCAAGCGAATTTATCAGAGGTAGACCTGCGCTCCACTAACCTGAAGGGGGCTGACCTAACCCATACAGATTTAAGTTATGCCGATCTGCATAAGGCGAATCTGATGGGAGCGAATCTGACGGGGGCTGAGCTGCAGGGGACGAATTTGCAGCAGGCTCTTTATGATGAGACCACCCAATTTCCAGAAGATTTTGACCCCCAGTCATCAGGGATGCTTTGGATCGGGCCAGGCGCCTGTCTTTGGCATGCTGACTTGAGTGGAGCCTGTTTAGCAGGCGCTGATTTGAGTGGTGCGGTCTTAATGGGGGCGAATTTGACGCAGGCGGATCTGTGGGGGGCGAACTTGACCCAGGCGGATCTTAGTGGCGCGAACTTGTCTCAAGCAATGCTGTGGGGAACTTGCCTGGAGGAAACTGACCTGCGCAATGCCATCCTGACTGAAACGTCTTTGCAGGGGGTTGATTTGACTCCAGCAATTCTGAACAATGCCGATGCAGAACAGATTGCCGTCGGTTAA
- a CDS encoding pentapeptide repeat-containing protein: MNFNTILLGMLVFAAIAPTAAYMLYATDKTAESETTTTTVTKAIPDITNIPQHQDNPLKQLKEANQCIACNLANADLSDLDLSRANLSQADLVEANFSGSQLINTIFQQAQLEAAQLIEVNASGADFNNANLNLADLTRSQLMQISLIQANLDNAVLTGVELREAALNEATLHQAELSEASLYGAILREADLSEANLQGADLRYTDLTNANFNGANLEGIQLEGAILPDGSNYSGSDDIIILSGDGQS, translated from the coding sequence ATGAATTTCAACACAATTTTATTAGGCATGCTGGTGTTTGCAGCGATCGCACCGACTGCGGCATATATGCTATACGCTACGGACAAAACCGCTGAATCGGAGACGACCACGACCACGGTAACGAAGGCGATTCCAGACATCACAAATATCCCACAGCATCAAGATAATCCCCTTAAGCAGCTAAAAGAAGCGAATCAATGCATTGCGTGTAATCTGGCTAATGCAGATCTCAGTGACTTAGATCTGAGTCGCGCTAATTTGAGCCAGGCCGATTTAGTTGAGGCTAATTTTTCCGGTAGTCAGCTCATTAATACGATTTTTCAGCAGGCTCAACTTGAGGCAGCTCAGCTAATTGAAGTGAATGCCAGTGGTGCTGATTTTAATAACGCAAATTTAAACTTGGCTGATTTAACGCGATCGCAACTTATGCAGATCAGTCTGATTCAGGCCAACTTAGATAATGCTGTCTTGACAGGGGTCGAATTGCGCGAGGCAGCCCTGAACGAAGCAACGTTACACCAGGCAGAATTGTCAGAGGCAAGTCTCTATGGCGCTATTTTGAGGGAAGCAGATTTGTCAGAAGCAAATTTGCAAGGTGCTGACTTACGCTACACAGATTTAACCAATGCAAATTTTAACGGAGCCAATCTAGAAGGGATTCAACTAGAGGGCGCGATTTTACCGGATGGTAGCAACTATAGCGGCAGCGACGACATTATTATCTTGTCGGGTGATGGCCAATCATGA
- the bcsA gene encoding UDP-forming cellulose synthase catalytic subunit yields the protein MVSLLPQKHRHAKTRHPRRWKTWLSAFVQTWLVERLPTIFNWVLQWLNRRQLLVLSGAIGVFCLPLITTRSSIWQQGMIALLLIGVGQVMLRLEEHAKRKRTSEALHLLLIALSLLTTGRYLYYRSQHTLNFDNWVSSFFCLLLFGAELYAISTLVLTYFQTIRIKERRSIPLSTFPPEAWPHVDIYIPTYNEDIEIVRKTVLGALETDYARDKKQVYVLDDGRKYPERRSQLQAMCEELGCQMLVRDDNEHAKAGNINTALKRTQGDLVLILDCDHIPARNILKETVGFFENPDVSLVQTPHWFYNPDPFERNLLTEGRVPVGNELFYKVLQKGNDFWNAAFFCGSAAVIRRQHLLQVGGIATETVTEDCHTALRLHSLGYETVYYDKIMVAGLAPEKFSAFVGQQVRWARGMAQILRLENPLLNRKLKLRLPQRLCYFSATSHFFFGFPRLMYAIAPNLFLLFGISAVKGLGLETLFYALPHIALSMQANHIPYKHVRFSFWNEIYEFALSFQAGIVTLLALINPRLGSFNVTDKGLTVETRSFDLDTVRYLVILGVITGTSLLTIPFWLILSPADTQAVLVNALWCVFNLLLVVAACLAAFEQPQLRQAHRMPRKLKAIVHSEGQSWSGQTVNVSESGVQICMDVWPNIADQVKVELVGDYGARVLLEAAVVRAIATPKLQTLLSLNFVNLNRTQMDDLVVVIYSDVEEWYSQNRTERDHPLQSLGFIITSLKRAFKEFQPERGVKVRKQVNAAVELYWEGWDEQALPARVIEISSQELRVELETEVDLHLAHLEQSQSLLGLLIGHSAADPHAQSLLAQVVQVEALPLVAPTIEPEETFRQRVALELRFPDSMKAKQHSKIKQLLRSLG from the coding sequence ATGGTTAGCCTGTTGCCTCAAAAACACCGTCATGCTAAAACGCGTCATCCCCGTCGATGGAAAACCTGGTTGAGTGCTTTCGTACAAACCTGGTTGGTTGAGCGCTTACCCACGATCTTCAATTGGGTCTTGCAATGGCTCAACCGTCGGCAGCTCCTGGTTCTCTCTGGGGCCATTGGGGTATTTTGCCTACCACTCATTACCACCCGCTCTAGCATCTGGCAGCAGGGGATGATTGCGTTGCTGCTGATTGGCGTAGGGCAGGTGATGCTGCGCCTAGAAGAACACGCTAAAAGAAAGCGCACTTCAGAGGCCCTGCACCTGTTGCTGATTGCCCTTAGCCTCCTGACGACAGGGCGATATCTGTATTACCGCAGCCAGCACACCCTGAACTTTGATAACTGGGTCTCAAGCTTTTTCTGCCTGCTGCTATTTGGGGCTGAGCTGTATGCGATTTCCACCCTGGTGCTGACCTATTTTCAGACCATCAGAATCAAAGAGCGTCGTTCTATTCCCCTATCCACCTTTCCGCCTGAAGCATGGCCGCACGTTGATATCTATATCCCGACCTACAACGAAGATATCGAAATTGTCCGCAAGACAGTGCTCGGAGCCCTGGAAACTGACTATGCCCGTGACAAAAAGCAGGTTTACGTCCTGGATGACGGACGTAAATACCCTGAGCGGCGATCGCAGCTGCAAGCGATGTGCGAAGAATTAGGCTGTCAAATGCTGGTGCGGGATGATAATGAGCACGCCAAAGCTGGCAATATCAACACGGCCCTTAAGCGCACGCAGGGTGACCTGGTTCTGATCCTTGACTGTGATCATATCCCGGCCCGCAACATCCTCAAAGAGACCGTTGGCTTCTTTGAGAATCCTGATGTGTCGCTGGTGCAGACTCCCCACTGGTTCTATAATCCTGACCCCTTTGAACGCAACCTGTTGACGGAGGGTCGAGTGCCCGTCGGTAATGAGCTGTTTTACAAGGTGCTGCAGAAAGGCAATGACTTTTGGAATGCGGCTTTTTTCTGTGGCTCGGCAGCGGTGATTCGTCGCCAACACCTGCTGCAGGTCGGCGGTATTGCCACCGAGACCGTTACGGAAGACTGTCACACGGCCCTGCGGCTGCATTCGCTTGGGTATGAAACCGTTTACTACGACAAAATCATGGTGGCGGGGCTAGCGCCCGAAAAGTTTTCTGCATTTGTCGGTCAGCAGGTGCGCTGGGCACGAGGCATGGCGCAAATTTTGCGCCTAGAAAACCCCCTGCTGAATCGCAAGCTCAAGCTAAGGCTGCCCCAGCGTCTCTGCTACTTTAGTGCGACGTCGCACTTCTTTTTTGGCTTTCCGCGCCTGATGTATGCCATCGCCCCCAATCTGTTTTTGCTCTTTGGTATTAGCGCGGTTAAAGGGCTGGGTCTGGAGACGCTGTTTTATGCTCTGCCGCACATTGCGCTGTCGATGCAGGCCAATCACATTCCCTATAAGCATGTACGGTTTTCGTTCTGGAATGAGATCTATGAGTTTGCGCTGTCGTTTCAGGCGGGCATTGTCACGCTGTTAGCGCTGATTAATCCGCGGCTGGGGTCGTTCAACGTGACCGATAAAGGGTTGACGGTAGAGACGCGGAGCTTTGACTTAGACACCGTCCGCTATCTGGTGATTTTGGGGGTCATTACAGGTACTTCTTTGCTGACCATTCCCTTTTGGCTCATTCTGAGTCCAGCAGATACGCAGGCGGTATTGGTGAATGCGCTGTGGTGTGTGTTTAATCTACTGCTGGTGGTGGCGGCTTGTTTAGCCGCATTTGAGCAACCCCAACTCCGGCAGGCCCACCGCATGCCTCGCAAACTGAAGGCGATTGTTCACAGTGAGGGCCAGAGTTGGTCGGGTCAAACCGTCAACGTCAGCGAAAGTGGCGTGCAAATTTGTATGGATGTTTGGCCCAATATTGCAGATCAGGTGAAGGTAGAGCTGGTAGGGGATTATGGGGCTCGGGTTTTACTAGAGGCGGCGGTGGTGCGCGCGATCGCCACGCCAAAGTTACAAACGCTGCTATCCCTGAACTTTGTGAATCTGAACCGCACCCAGATGGATGATTTGGTTGTGGTCATCTACTCCGATGTGGAAGAGTGGTATTCGCAAAATCGAACCGAGCGCGATCACCCGTTGCAGTCGTTAGGGTTCATCATCACGAGTTTAAAACGAGCCTTCAAAGAGTTTCAGCCAGAACGCGGCGTCAAAGTCCGCAAACAGGTCAATGCAGCGGTAGAGCTTTACTGGGAAGGGTGGGATGAGCAGGCCCTACCAGCTCGGGTGATTGAAATCAGCTCTCAGGAGCTGCGAGTTGAGCTGGAAACCGAGGTGGATTTGCACCTAGCCCACCTAGAGCAATCCCAGTCTTTACTCGGGCTTTTGATTGGTCACTCCGCTGCTGACCCCCATGCTCAAAGCTTGCTAGCTCAGGTGGTGCAGGTTGAAGCCCTGCCGCTAGTGGCCCCAACGATAGAGCCAGAAGAAACCTTTAGACAACGAGTGGCGCTAGAACTACGCTTTCCCGACTCCATGAAGGCCAAACAACACTCCAAAATCAAACAGTTACTGCGATCGCTGGGCTAA
- a CDS encoding cellulose biosynthesis cyclic di-GMP-binding regulatory protein BcsB yields the protein MKPSQNAAMPSSPRRSHLWRRGLLASCLLLQSALNIGPVYGQGEAAPVPEASSEAAPGSSTVVLPETAGEQAVVKADPAGQYVLEFNRSPVVEDRLRFEGIYDEARLWFTRPRDWEPQAIKVLLRYRHSAALYATRSNMTVLVNGTSIGSVPLNRKQGELGEAVFEIPPRLVRDYNEVVVAALQNNSPTCTQDPYDPSLWSEVLPDSKLVFDFQPQPIPLDFKQYPYPIVDVLSLEPNQVAYLKPTAITDDWLTSASRLQGSLGRIVDYRPLNTRLVDNLTQLAADEQLVIIGTPETQPALAELDLPLAKANNQFLDGDGNPLSPDVGVLVLTTALENQVPVLVATGNGPEGVAKAAQFLVQGQDEAIGTGQAILVKELQPVASPEPREWPEYLPNQPAFQLQELTTFNRQSFEDVTVWGSQAPALEFDFRALPDDRFLPGSTMRLSYSYGPQVNPLTSQVEVKIDDVAIGGERLRSEDGGMRESIELDLPPDLIKPHSKMQVNFRLDPRERRSCSRVTDQQLWGTIHADTQFELTREVSAWLPDLKLLQHGFPFSAPQDLSQTAITVPDAPTDSDLLLLLEISERLGRISQAESVELGVYRASAVTEAIKEDHHLIAIGTQETFPLPEAFEQAGFQLGSAFSRRWQETAIQTLPDDEGMIKQISSPWNPERVVLALSGQNASGLDHVRSLLDQDSLFYQLEGDTVLISANEPSPDPYDPGAYSLTVLKQAQQQQTTLDKSPQRLFLRLQRHWLFLTAGTIIAALVFYGIAQQFLKRLPGSDV from the coding sequence ATGAAGCCTTCTCAAAACGCTGCTATGCCTTCTTCTCCTCGGCGATCGCACCTTTGGCGACGAGGCTTGCTGGCAAGCTGTTTGCTACTCCAGTCTGCTTTAAATATCGGCCCCGTTTATGGACAGGGCGAAGCAGCCCCAGTGCCTGAAGCGTCCTCAGAGGCAGCGCCAGGCTCATCAACGGTGGTTCTGCCAGAGACCGCAGGAGAACAAGCAGTGGTCAAAGCCGACCCCGCCGGTCAGTATGTGCTGGAATTTAATCGCAGCCCGGTGGTTGAAGACCGGCTGCGGTTTGAAGGCATTTACGATGAAGCCCGCCTATGGTTTACCCGCCCCCGTGATTGGGAGCCCCAGGCCATTAAAGTCCTGCTGCGCTATCGCCATTCAGCGGCGCTCTATGCGACCCGCTCCAACATGACCGTGCTGGTCAACGGCACCAGCATCGGCAGCGTTCCTCTCAACCGCAAACAGGGAGAACTGGGGGAAGCCGTCTTTGAAATTCCGCCCCGCTTAGTTCGCGATTATAACGAGGTGGTGGTGGCGGCCTTGCAAAATAATTCGCCAACCTGCACCCAAGATCCCTATGACCCTTCGCTATGGTCTGAGGTGCTGCCAGATTCAAAGTTGGTGTTTGACTTTCAGCCGCAGCCGATTCCCCTCGACTTTAAGCAATATCCCTATCCCATTGTGGATGTATTGAGCTTAGAGCCTAACCAGGTGGCCTATCTCAAACCCACTGCCATTACCGATGACTGGCTGACATCAGCCAGTCGCCTTCAGGGCAGCCTCGGGCGTATCGTCGACTACCGCCCCCTGAACACTCGACTGGTGGATAATTTGACTCAGCTGGCTGCCGATGAGCAGCTGGTGATCATCGGCACCCCTGAAACCCAACCGGCCTTGGCCGAGCTAGATTTGCCTTTGGCCAAGGCCAATAATCAGTTCCTGGACGGAGACGGCAACCCCCTGTCTCCGGATGTGGGAGTGCTGGTGCTGACAACAGCTTTAGAGAATCAGGTGCCGGTGCTCGTGGCGACGGGCAACGGCCCCGAAGGCGTGGCTAAAGCGGCGCAGTTTTTAGTGCAAGGTCAGGACGAAGCGATCGGCACGGGCCAAGCAATTTTAGTGAAGGAACTGCAACCAGTTGCTTCACCAGAACCACGCGAATGGCCAGAATATTTGCCCAACCAACCAGCGTTTCAACTGCAGGAGCTGACGACATTTAATCGGCAATCCTTTGAGGATGTCACCGTCTGGGGGTCGCAAGCCCCCGCTTTAGAATTTGACTTCAGGGCCTTGCCCGATGACCGGTTCTTACCCGGCAGCACAATGCGGTTGAGCTATAGCTATGGCCCGCAAGTGAACCCGCTGACGTCTCAAGTGGAAGTCAAAATTGACGATGTTGCCATTGGGGGTGAACGTCTGCGCTCAGAGGATGGGGGTATGCGAGAAAGCATCGAGCTGGATCTGCCGCCCGATTTGATCAAGCCGCACTCCAAAATGCAGGTAAACTTTCGCCTTGATCCCCGAGAGCGTCGCTCCTGCAGCCGCGTCACCGACCAGCAGCTCTGGGGCACCATCCATGCGGATACCCAATTTGAACTGACTCGCGAGGTAAGTGCGTGGCTCCCGGATCTAAAGCTCCTGCAGCATGGGTTTCCATTTTCAGCGCCGCAGGATCTCTCCCAAACCGCTATTACGGTGCCGGATGCCCCCACCGACAGCGATCTACTTCTGCTGCTCGAAATCAGTGAACGTCTAGGGCGGATCAGCCAAGCCGAATCGGTGGAACTTGGCGTCTATCGGGCTAGCGCGGTGACAGAGGCTATCAAGGAAGACCATCACCTCATTGCCATTGGGACCCAGGAAACCTTTCCTTTGCCCGAAGCTTTTGAACAGGCAGGCTTTCAGCTGGGCAGTGCCTTTTCTCGTCGGTGGCAGGAAACGGCGATTCAAACCCTGCCGGATGATGAAGGCATGATCAAGCAAATAAGCTCTCCCTGGAATCCAGAGCGGGTCGTGCTCGCCCTGAGTGGACAAAATGCGTCGGGTTTAGACCATGTGCGTAGCCTCCTTGATCAAGATTCTTTGTTCTACCAACTGGAGGGAGATACGGTTTTAATCAGCGCCAATGAACCTTCCCCCGACCCCTATGACCCTGGCGCTTACAGCTTGACGGTGTTAAAGCAGGCGCAGCAGCAGCAAACAACCCTCGATAAGAGCCCCCAACGCCTCTTCCTAAGACTGCAGCGTCACTGGCTCTTTCTCACGGCTGGCACCATTATTGCTGCCCTTGTTTTTTACGGCATTGCTCAGCAATTCCTCAAACGTTTGCCGGGCTCTGATGTTTAG
- a CDS encoding tetratricopeptide repeat protein, with product MTQKRKLIMAFQALCLTAGLTIAHSFEAPPTLAQTSAVQAGYDFLERGWVDDAIRQFQQAVQQQPQSVSAQLGLAIAYQRAGQDANAWQRYQQVLALDPNNRSALAAVGELGGYRAEWQAAGINALTTLLQLEPQDQAARAQRALLLGYQGRFTEAIADYEIVLAANPTAETILGAAQIYTYSGNYPEGLVLFERYLATGEPLSEAAATAYAQTLQAAGRSTEAIELLETRLQADPESIQLRAALAMAYQSNQQTETALSTIAPLRDRPDATLPLARALSQIARQSEDASLYREAVALYQQALAATPNPSRGFITEVADVLSEDPATQTEALQLYDQLLAETPDQPALQTKRLMLTAALGQLSRAALNQQLLALLQPLPENAVVQQQIGQALIPLDDPDPVLLPIYEALLAADTPVDFLHFRVAQMQITEGNWAAARAAIAAYQATPAGAQDFAPDLLLAELERRQGNLEASAQQYQTILGQTQSPQVVESALLGLSGIRQSQQRWDDALAAYEQLLSRNPQSERAQFGRAYLALRLQQISASEAEAVLNDWLADHATVTPAVVFPELLDLVGTLPPATSRQGLYETLLAIAPEHLGLNRRYVQLLADSDPEQALAYVRQLTPSDPTQISLYFVQGEAANILGELTLASQAYEAILAQEPDNTDALAALGGVRFQQGRLREAETLYEQVLALKPDDWNARRILAELQVAQDYPLAALQQFSELPENENATQLEQPPEHRIQDIRLNFLRRRGFQPPWEQY from the coding sequence ATGACTCAAAAACGCAAACTTATCATGGCTTTTCAGGCCCTCTGTTTGACAGCAGGCCTGACCATCGCCCACAGCTTTGAAGCCCCACCGACACTGGCACAGACCAGTGCGGTGCAAGCGGGCTATGACTTTTTAGAGCGGGGTTGGGTAGACGATGCAATTCGACAGTTTCAGCAGGCCGTGCAGCAGCAACCACAATCAGTCTCGGCGCAGCTGGGGTTAGCGATCGCCTATCAACGGGCCGGGCAGGATGCGAACGCCTGGCAACGCTATCAACAAGTGCTGGCCCTCGACCCCAATAACCGCTCCGCCCTGGCGGCGGTGGGTGAACTGGGGGGCTATCGTGCAGAATGGCAGGCTGCTGGCATCAACGCGCTAACGACACTCTTACAGCTGGAGCCGCAAGACCAGGCGGCCCGTGCCCAGCGGGCGCTGCTGTTGGGGTATCAGGGGCGCTTTACAGAGGCGATCGCCGACTACGAAATTGTGTTGGCGGCTAACCCCACTGCCGAGACGATTCTTGGTGCCGCCCAAATCTATACCTACAGCGGCAACTATCCTGAAGGCTTAGTGCTGTTTGAGCGCTATTTAGCAACGGGGGAGCCCCTTTCCGAGGCGGCAGCCACCGCCTATGCGCAAACCTTGCAAGCGGCTGGGCGCTCAACCGAAGCGATTGAGTTGTTAGAGACAAGGCTGCAAGCGGATCCCGAGTCAATTCAGCTGCGGGCCGCATTGGCGATGGCCTATCAGAGCAATCAGCAGACTGAAACCGCTTTAAGCACGATTGCCCCCCTGCGAGATCGTCCAGACGCGACGCTGCCGCTGGCGCGGGCTTTGAGCCAGATTGCACGGCAATCGGAGGACGCCTCCCTGTATCGGGAAGCGGTTGCCCTTTATCAGCAGGCCTTAGCCGCCACGCCTAACCCCAGCAGGGGCTTTATCACCGAAGTGGCTGACGTGTTGAGCGAAGATCCGGCTACTCAAACAGAAGCGCTGCAGCTCTATGACCAGCTGCTGGCAGAAACTCCCGACCAGCCTGCCCTGCAAACCAAACGTTTGATGTTAACAGCGGCGCTGGGGCAGCTGTCTCGTGCAGCGTTAAACCAACAGTTGTTGGCGTTACTGCAGCCACTGCCAGAGAACGCGGTGGTGCAACAGCAAATCGGGCAAGCGCTGATTCCCTTGGACGATCCTGACCCCGTGTTGCTGCCTATCTATGAGGCGCTGTTAGCCGCAGACACGCCGGTTGATTTTCTCCACTTCCGGGTTGCTCAGATGCAGATAACTGAGGGCAACTGGGCTGCAGCGAGAGCGGCGATCGCGGCCTATCAGGCGACCCCCGCAGGGGCCCAAGACTTTGCCCCCGATTTATTGCTGGCGGAGCTAGAACGACGCCAGGGCAACCTGGAGGCCAGCGCCCAGCAGTACCAGACCATTCTGGGCCAAACCCAGTCTCCTCAAGTGGTTGAATCCGCCCTCTTAGGGCTCAGCGGCATTCGCCAAAGCCAGCAGCGTTGGGATGACGCCCTAGCTGCCTACGAGCAGTTGCTGAGCCGCAATCCCCAGAGTGAGCGGGCACAGTTTGGTCGGGCCTATCTGGCCCTGCGATTACAGCAAATCAGCGCCTCCGAGGCAGAAGCGGTTCTCAATGACTGGCTGGCGGATCACGCTACCGTCACCCCTGCGGTTGTTTTTCCAGAACTGTTAGATCTGGTGGGAACCCTACCCCCAGCGACCAGTCGCCAAGGGCTCTATGAAACTCTGCTGGCGATCGCCCCTGAGCATTTAGGGTTGAACCGGCGATATGTACAGCTCCTGGCAGACTCAGACCCGGAGCAGGCCCTGGCCTATGTGCGACAGCTGACCCCCTCAGACCCGACGCAGATATCGCTGTATTTTGTCCAAGGGGAAGCGGCCAACATCCTGGGTGAGCTAACCCTGGCCAGCCAAGCCTACGAGGCCATTTTGGCCCAGGAACCTGACAACACCGATGCCCTTGCGGCCCTGGGCGGTGTGCGCTTTCAGCAAGGGCGCTTAAGGGAGGCCGAAACCCTATACGAGCAGGTATTAGCCCTCAAGCCCGACGACTGGAATGCCCGCCGCATCTTAGCAGAATTACAAGTTGCCCAAGACTATCCCCTGGCTGCGCTGCAGCAGTTCAGTGAGCTGCCAGAGAACGAAAATGCGACCCAGCTTGAACAGCCCCCAGAACACCGGATTCAAGATATTCGGCTGAATTTCCTGCGGCGCCGAGGGTTTCAACCCCCCTGGGAACAGTATTGA
- a CDS encoding response regulator, translating into MTRYRYRSPQEIHLLSVLAQTVSRQASGCLSVTDETHTWTLYLERGQLIYASNSLDPFGRLDHHLRRLSAQIPALASPVRVQVRLLFEKSMAEDIGRCWDYEAICWLVEQQYLTPQQAADLIEALAKEVLETLLPLHRGNYDLLAKGLLAQLPRFCQLDLRVLVEACHVHRLRQQASNSGKRTVKAPVPPSPPLRNPSVQAKPAPLQNPAAQPQSPPLQNIVVQPDKPGIRRWSPPAAPASMTPVTPVTPPPALRSPGTLSKPTYTVACIDDSPTVLQAIEAFLDDKAFKVLQIENPVSALMKIIRNKPDLILLDVTMPNLDGYELCSLLRRHPSFKQTPIIMVTGNTSLINRAKAKIVGASGYLTKPFTQPDLLKIVFKHLK; encoded by the coding sequence ATGACCCGCTATCGTTATCGCTCGCCCCAAGAGATTCACTTGCTCAGTGTTCTGGCGCAGACAGTCAGTCGACAAGCTAGTGGCTGTTTAAGCGTCACTGATGAAACTCATACCTGGACACTCTACCTGGAGCGAGGCCAGCTGATCTATGCCTCCAATTCGCTAGATCCTTTTGGTCGGCTGGATCACCATCTGCGTCGGCTGAGTGCCCAAATTCCGGCACTGGCCAGCCCGGTGCGAGTACAGGTCAGACTCTTGTTTGAAAAGTCGATGGCAGAGGATATCGGTCGCTGCTGGGACTATGAAGCAATTTGCTGGTTAGTAGAGCAGCAGTACCTCACACCTCAGCAGGCAGCTGACCTCATCGAAGCATTAGCCAAAGAAGTGTTGGAAACGCTGCTGCCCCTGCATCGAGGAAACTATGACTTGTTGGCAAAAGGGCTGCTGGCACAGCTACCTCGGTTCTGTCAGCTAGATTTACGAGTCCTGGTAGAGGCCTGCCATGTCCATCGACTGCGGCAACAGGCGTCCAATTCAGGCAAGCGTACCGTTAAAGCCCCAGTGCCACCCAGTCCCCCACTGCGGAACCCAAGCGTTCAAGCAAAGCCCGCTCCCTTACAGAACCCGGCAGCGCAGCCGCAGAGCCCCCCTTTGCAAAACATTGTCGTGCAGCCTGATAAACCGGGGATTCGTCGCTGGAGCCCTCCTGCAGCCCCTGCTTCGATGACGCCTGTGACGCCCGTGACCCCGCCCCCAGCGTTGCGATCTCCCGGCACGTTGTCAAAACCGACCTACACCGTTGCCTGTATTGACGACAGCCCGACTGTTTTGCAGGCGATCGAGGCCTTTTTAGATGACAAAGCCTTTAAGGTTTTACAGATCGAAAATCCAGTCAGCGCGCTGATGAAGATTATCCGCAACAAGCCGGATCTGATTTTGCTGGACGTAACCATGCCCAACCTGGATGGTTATGAGCTGTGCTCACTCCTCCGACGTCACCCTTCTTTCAAACAGACCCCCATCATCATGGTGACCGGTAATACGAGTTTGATTAATCGCGCGAAGGCAAAAATAGTCGGCGCTTCGGGTTATCTGACTAAACCCTTCACGCAGCCAGACCTGCTAAAAATCGTGTTCAAGCACCTGAAATAG